A segment of the Desulfurococcus mucosus DSM 2162 genome:
CTTCCTTGAATACACGTCTATGGCCATGGCTTTCACAGTGTTTATCAACGTGAGGGCTTTGGCCCCGCCCTCCAGGGCTTTACCAGCGGACTCCATTATTCTATCGCTGAGGCCTAGTTTAGCTACAACAGGGGCGGAGCTCACGGACACAGTGTTCTTGACAATAGTGTAGACGAGTGCCGGATCGCCTCCGAGCTCGAGCCCGTAGCCCCTTGCATGCGGACAACTCAGATTCAGCTCGACTGCATCCACCCCGGCTTCACTGGCTGCCTCAGCCAGCTTGACGAATTCGTCGATGCCTCCGCCCCCTATGCTGAGTACTAGGGGCTTGCCCAGCCTTCTAGCCGCCTTGGCGAGGCCCCCTATGGCTTCGACACCCGGGTTCGCCAGTCCCACAGCGTTGAGCAGCCCCTTGTTCCTCAGCTCCACTATTATCGGCGGAGGATAGCCTTCCCGGGGCTTCAGCGTGATGGTCTTGGAGACCAGTGCTGAGAAACCGTAGCCAGCCAGGATCTCGAGGTGCTCCGGCTCGGATCCAAGTATGCCGCTTGCATTCATAACTGGGTGCTCAAGCCTCAGCCCGGCGACAGATACCTCAAGCACCTGTCCCACCCTTAAGGAACTCCTCGACCTCACTGCACTTGAAGACAGGGCCATGCCTGCAGAGGAGGAGGCCGTGTGGTTTTAAAACACAGGAGCCACATGCACCCACACCGCACTTGACGTATGCCTCCAGGTTGACGTAGACGTCGAGGAACCCTCCTAGTGAACCACATGCTTCCCGAAGGAGGCCGATGGGGCCTGAGGCTATCACGGCATCCCATTTACCAGGGTTCCCGGCTACGAGCCTCGAGGCGAGATGCGACGCCCTGCCACAGTAGCCTACCCTGCAGTCCTCGGTTGCCACGTACACGTCTCCCCTAGGCTTGCCGAGAAGCCTAGCCGGGTTGAATAGTTCACCGGCCTCTCTCACACCCCACACCACGTCGACCACGATGTCTTTCTCCCATGCCTTCTCAGCCAGGTGGAAGAAGGGGGCTATTCCCGAGCCACCTGCCACGAACAATATCCTCCTGTACCCCCATGGCTCGAATCCTTTACCGTGGAAGCCTGAGACGCCGAGGAAGCCATCGTAGTGCAGCAGCTTCCTCGTGCCCTCACCTCTCTCCCTGACCACCAGTGTGATCTCGCCGCTGGTGAAGCCTGCAACGCTCATGGGCAGTAGGTCGACGCCGGGGACCCATATGAGGATGAATTGAAAAGGCTTCGGCTCCACGGTGTCGCCGTCTAATAGCTTCACCTTCTTCATGTACATCGAGCTACTCAGCCTCTCGGTTGAAACAACCTTGGCAGGGGTATACATTTCGCATTCACCCTTCGACCACGCTGTACTTGTCAAGGTACTCGATTACACTCCTGTACACGGCTTCCGTGATCAACCCGTGCATGTATATGTCCTGGAAGATCCTTCTAGCAGTGGTGAGCCAGTATAGCTCCACGCCGTGCCTGGCCAGAGCCCCCCTAGCACCCTGCTCCCTGTCAACTATCACGCCGGCTTTCATCGGTGTCCCCCCGGCCTCCCTGACAGCTTCAATAGCTCTGAGTATTGATGAACCCGTTGTTGATACATCGTCTACAACTAGAACCCTGAGACCTGAGACATCGCCCTCTATCAATGAGTTGGTTCCATGGTTCTTTCTCTCGCTTCTCACATACGCCATGGGCTTACCGGTTAGACATGAAACATATGCCGCTAAAGGTATCCCGGCTGTTGCAACGCCGACAACAGCGTCGACATCGCTGAGTCCCACTACCCGTATCAGTTCAAGCGTGATTGCCTTGGCCAGCTCTGGATGCATGTAGAGCCTCCTCAAGTCTATGTAGAAGGGGCTCTCTACCCCGGACGATAATTTGAAGCTACCTATCTTCACCATCCCCTTCCTGTAGAGCTCCACGCTTATCCACGACACTTCAACCACCTCTCCAGCTGCATCTCCCT
Coding sequences within it:
- the pyrD gene encoding dihydroorotate dehydrogenase PyrD — its product is MLEVSVAGLRLEHPVMNASGILGSEPEHLEILAGYGFSALVSKTITLKPREGYPPPIIVELRNKGLLNAVGLANPGVEAIGGLAKAARRLGKPLVLSIGGGGIDEFVKLAEAASEAGVDAVELNLSCPHARGYGLELGGDPALVYTIVKNTVSVSSAPVVAKLGLSDRIMESAGKALEGGAKALTLINTVKAMAIDVYSRKPVLSNKHGGLSGPPIHPIAVRVVYDVYREYRAEVIGVGGVSSWIDAAELILAGARAIQVGTAVLFNEKVVEEINKGLREWVSTLGYRRLEELVGTAVE
- the pyrE gene encoding orotate phosphoribosyltransferase, which encodes MSWISVELYRKGMVKIGSFKLSSGVESPFYIDLRRLYMHPELAKAITLELIRVVGLSDVDAVVGVATAGIPLAAYVSCLTGKPMAYVRSERKNHGTNSLIEGDVSGLRVLVVDDVSTTGSSILRAIEAVREAGGTPMKAGVIVDREQGARGALARHGVELYWLTTARRIFQDIYMHGLITEAVYRSVIEYLDKYSVVEG
- a CDS encoding dihydroorotate dehydrogenase → MYTPAKVVSTERLSSSMYMKKVKLLDGDTVEPKPFQFILIWVPGVDLLPMSVAGFTSGEITLVVRERGEGTRKLLHYDGFLGVSGFHGKGFEPWGYRRILFVAGGSGIAPFFHLAEKAWEKDIVVDVVWGVREAGELFNPARLLGKPRGDVYVATEDCRVGYCGRASHLASRLVAGNPGKWDAVIASGPIGLLREACGSLGGFLDVYVNLEAYVKCGVGACGSCVLKPHGLLLCRHGPVFKCSEVEEFLKGGTGA